From the Jilunia laotingensis genome, the window TGTTCGGCCATCTCTTTCATCTTTACTCCCTTTTTACGTAGGAAAGTAATGCGGTCGTAGATTTCTTTCAGTTCGTTCATGCTTTTACGTACGAATGTGTTCATTAACTAATGACAAAAATACTTTTCTTTTCCAACACATAAAGCTCTGTGCTTTGCCTTTTTACAAAAAAATGCATTTTCTCACCTTTGGAGGACGCGTTACATTACAATTACATGAATATTTCTGAATTATTTCGCGTTTATTATTCCTGCTTTATTCATTTTTTGCCTCGCAAGGTCACTCTACTTTTGCTCCGTCAAAAATAAAAAAACGAAATGGAATATGAATTTATCACTAAATAAACAGATGGAAGGCAAAATCGCAATGCAATGCAAAAATACCGGGAACCATACTCCGGACTGGATTTTCATTCTTTGGATGGGTGGAACAGCCCTCGTATCTTACTCGTTAGTTTACGCCCTGCGCAAGCCGTTCACTGCTGCCGAGTTCAAAGGGTTGATGGTTGCAGGCATGGACTATAAGATTGTGGTAAGCATCATCCAGCTTATCGGCTACGTGTGCGCCAAGCTGTTCGGTATCAAGTTCATTTCGGAGTTGAAACCGCAAAATCGATTGAGATTTATTATTGGTTCTGCCGCTTTGTCCGAAGCATCGTTGCTAGCGTTCGGATTGCTGCCCATACCTTATAATATAATAGCGCTCTTCTTCAACGGTCTCTCTTTAGGATGCATGTGGGGCGTGATATTCAGCTTCCTTGAAGGACGACGTACTACTGATATTTTGGCAAGTATCATGGGGGTAAGCATGGCACTTAGTTCGGGCGTAGCCAAAAGCATGGCACTCTACACGCTGAATCAACTTCATGTAAGTGAGTTCTGGATGCCTGCCCTAGTTGGGGCTTTGGCTTTCCCGCTACTTTGCTTCATGGGGTGGATGATGACCAAGTTCCCTTGCCCTACAGCGACTGACATCGCTGCACGTTCTGTACGCGTTACCCTCAATGGACAGCAACGGTGGAAACTGTTCAAGCAATATATGCCGTTGCTACTCTTGCTCTTTGCGGCCAATCTGATACTCACTGTCCAGCGCGACATCAAGGAAGATTTCATCGTCTGTATCATTGATGTCAGTACCATCTCCTCTTGGCTTTTTGCCAAGCTCGATGCTATCGCGACGCTTGTGCTGCTAGGCACGTTTGCATTGCTTGCCTTTTGTGGCAATCATCTGAAAGTACTCTGTATCTTGCTGGGACTTTCTACAGCAAGCATGGGAATATTGGCTCTGTTAGGCACCGAGCAAATACAAGTGTCTACTGCTTTATGGCTTTTCCTGCAAACGCTCTGTATAGACATTGCATACCTTGGCTTCCAGACCATCTTCTTTGAGCGTTTCATCGCATGTTTCAAGGTGAAGGGAAACGTGGGTTTCTTCATCATTACCATCGACTTCATCGGTTATGTGGGTACATTGGCTTTGCTACTTTTCAAGGAACTGAAAGCATCGGATATGGATTGGGCGGTGTTCTACAACGAAATGAGTGTTTTTGTGGGTGTGACCTGTTGTATCGCCTTCGTGGTATCTATAATTTACATGGTGCAGTCCAACCAAATGGACGATGCAAGAAAAAAAATGTCTGGCACGAATAATTACAATGACTTATTAACTTTAAATCCTAAAATATGA encodes:
- a CDS encoding DUF5690 family protein, whose product is MQCKNTGNHTPDWIFILWMGGTALVSYSLVYALRKPFTAAEFKGLMVAGMDYKIVVSIIQLIGYVCAKLFGIKFISELKPQNRLRFIIGSAALSEASLLAFGLLPIPYNIIALFFNGLSLGCMWGVIFSFLEGRRTTDILASIMGVSMALSSGVAKSMALYTLNQLHVSEFWMPALVGALAFPLLCFMGWMMTKFPCPTATDIAARSVRVTLNGQQRWKLFKQYMPLLLLLFAANLILTVQRDIKEDFIVCIIDVSTISSWLFAKLDAIATLVLLGTFALLAFCGNHLKVLCILLGLSTASMGILALLGTEQIQVSTALWLFLQTLCIDIAYLGFQTIFFERFIACFKVKGNVGFFIITIDFIGYVGTLALLLFKELKASDMDWAVFYNEMSVFVGVTCCIAFVVSIIYMVQSNQMDDARKKMSGTNNYNDLLTLNPKI